A genome region from Homo sapiens chromosome 8 genomic patch of type FIX, GRCh38.p14 PATCHES HG76_PATCH includes the following:
- the PPP1R3B gene encoding protein phosphatase 1 regulatory subunit 3B: protein MMAVDIEYRYNCMAPSLRQERFAFKISPKPSKPLRPCIQLSSKNEASGMVAPAVQEKKVKKRVSFADNQGLALTMVKVFSEFDDPLDMPFNITELLDNIVSLTTAESESFVLDFSQPSADYLDFRNRLQADHVCLENCVLKDKAIAGTVKVQNLAFEKTVKIRMTFDTWKSYTDFPCQYVKDTYAGSDRDTFSFDISLPEKIQSYERMEFAVYYECNGQTYWDSNRGKNYRIIRAELKSTQGMTKPHSGPDLGISFDQFGSPRCSYGLFPEWPSYLGYEKLGPYY, encoded by the coding sequence ATGATGGCTGTGGACATCGAGTACAGATACAACTGCATGGCTCCTTCCTTGCGCCAAGAGAGGTTTGCCTTTAAGATCTCACCAAAGCCCAGCAAACCACTGAGGCCTTGTATTCAGCTGAGCAGCAAGAATGAAGCCAGTGGAATGGTGGCCCCGGCTGTCCAGGAGAAGAAGGTGAAAAAGCGGGTGTCCTTCGCAGACAACCAGGGGCTGGCCCTGACAATGGTCAAAGTGTTCTCGGAATTCGATGACCCGCTAGATATGCCATTCAACATCACCGAGCTCCTAGACAACATTGTGAGCTTGACGACAGCAGAGAGCGAGAGCTTTGTTCTGGATTTTTCCCAGCCCTCTGCAGATTACTTAGACTTTAGAAATCGACTTCAGGCCGACCACGTCTGCCTTGAGAACTGTGTGCTCAAGGACAAGGCCATTGCAGGCACTGTGAAGGTTCAGAACCTCGCATTTGAGAAGACCGTGAAAATAAGGATGACGTTCGACACCTGGAAGAGCTACACAGACTTTCCTTGTCAGTACGTGAAGGACACTTATGCCGGTTCAGACAGGGACACGTTCTCCTTCGACATCAGCTTGCCCGAGAAGATTCAGTCTTATGAAAGAATGGAGTTTGCTGTGTACTACGAGTGCAATGGACAGACGTACTGGGACAGCAACAGAGGCAAGAACTATAGGATCATCCGGGCTGAGTTAAAATCTACCCAGGGAATGACCAAGCCCCACAGTGGACCGGATTTGGGAATATCCTTTGACCAGTTCGGAAGCCCTCGGTGTTCCTATGGTCTGTTTCCAGAGTGGCCAAGTTACTTAGGATATGAAAAGCTAGGGCCCTACTACTAG